A genomic window from Punica granatum isolate Tunisia-2019 chromosome 2, ASM765513v2, whole genome shotgun sequence includes:
- the LOC116196606 gene encoding high mobility group B protein 3 isoform X3 — protein MANPSRARKRVYPIRRAADGSAFEQCDQCGISVAIALADMHECQPGKKEVKRFRGLSANHDFIRAGGQSFAHQPRSAFCFFMESLRETSSEESFLDLDRKGFEMWKNMSDEEKRPYLTEAEKVNAAYYATLLNEVKGMQKSKVEDGANSPMLWKFDKFLEEYQDHEDSDSSEASQSSDSYGWQWSSDDS, from the exons ATGGCGAACCCGTCCAGAGCCCGGAAAAGGGTTTATCCAATTCGCCGAGCTGCTGATGGGAGCGCCTTTGAGCAGTG TGATCAGTGTGGGATATCGGTGGCGATTGCGTTGGCGGACATGCATGAGTGCCAACCCGGTAAGAAGGAAGTGAAGAGATTCAGAGGGCTCTCTGCAAATCATGACTTTATTCGAGCAGGGGGACAGAGCTTTGCTCATCAGCCCAGATCAGCCTTCTGTTTCTTCAT GGAAAGCCTCAGAGAGACCAGCAGCGAAGAGAGTTTCTTGGACTTAGACAGGAAGGGGTTTGAAATGTGGAAAAACATGTCCGACGAG GAAAAGCGGCCATATCTAACTGAGGCCGAAAAGGTGAATGCGGCTTACTATGCTACTTTGCTCAATGAAGTAAAGGGCATGCAAAAG TCAAAGGTCGAGGACGGAGCCAATTCCCCGATGCTCTGGAAGTTTGACAAG TTTCTTGAAGAATATCAAGACCATGAGGACTCTGATAGCTCTGAAGCATCACAGAGCTCTGACTCATATGGATG GCAATGGTCCAGCGATGATTCTTGA
- the LOC116196605 gene encoding WEB family protein At2g40480 isoform X1: MADTPDSGSGTGSNPFCHSPKFNHGPKTPNLRAEIDTSPPFGSVKEAVTHFESSGAWIHLHKLGLGHHYLQNIGDIDIKKVEEQTLELEKDLIVKELETLDVLEELGTTKRIVEDLKWQLQKEALKCMAVTNPNERMATPDIGEVNKENRVYLLNGAQDKLAVGSSSPCPMSSPDLILMELNQAKLNLGKTINELGSIQTSVESLNVKIKKEKALLEKTRERMALKSSTVPELKVQQRNHSPYADSEDRILERSADDAKEVREMNFRSEQFEEEMPVVQQANTNVMRTAEMRLAAAKKMEEAAKAAEAVAIAEIKALSGNNEDMLSFLLPEPNISIISKAISPLNSKVPKMQKKNTREALFQIDDGVSVSRVSILKKLDDAADELKLSKQALEEALQRLEIANHKQLAAGEALRKWAPETRTRGGTTTTRLTHSTPSDHPLSSPLVNLPKPTVENESEPKPVLRSTVSMRDVLSRKQVVLPEDYMPRRQNEGRKVALSQMLNELREDITLPSRSEGNNQQKQYMTQRKKFGFIHISLPLSKPSRKNAHNSDLR; the protein is encoded by the exons ATGGCGGATACTCCTGACTCGGGGTCCGGGACTGGCTCCAATCCCTTCTGCCACAGCCCCAAATTCAACCACGGGCCGAAGACGCCAAACCTCCGGGCCGAGATCGACACCTCACCGCCCTTCGGTTCGGTGAAGGAGGCCGTCACCCATTTCGAGAGCAGCGGAGCTTGGATTCACCTCCACAAGCTCGGGCTCGGACACCACTAT CTTCAGAATATTGGAGATATCGACATAAAGAAGGTGGAGGAACAGACGCTTGAGTTAGAGAAAGATCTGATTGTGAAAGAATTGGAGACACTTGATGTCCTAGAAGAACTCGGGACGACTAAAAGGATAGTGGAAGACCTCAAATGGCAGCTCCAGAAGGAAGCCTTGAAATGCATGGCAGtcacaaacccaaatgagcgGATGGCAACTCCTGATATTGGTGAAGTGAATAAGGAAAATCGCGTGTATCTTCTGAATGGCGCTCAAGATAAATTAGCTGTGGGAAGCTCGAGCCCATGTCCCATGTCATCTCCTGATCTAATCCTGATGGAGCTGAATCAGGCGAAATTGAACCTTGGTAAGACAATTAATGAGCTCGGCTCCATTCAAACCTCCGTTGAATCTCTCAATGTGAAGATCAAAAAAGAGAAGGCCTTGCTAGAGAAAACTCGGGAGAGGATGGCATTGAAGTCCTCTACAGTACCGGAGTTGAAAGTGCAACAGAGGAATCACTCACCATATGCCGATAGTGAAGATAGAATCTTGGAGAGATCTGCTGACGATGCAAAGGAGGTCCGAGAAATGAACTTCAGGTCCGAGCAATTTGAGGAAGAAATGCCTGTAGTACAACAGGCAAATACGAATGTCATGAGGACTGCTGAGATGAGGTTAGCTGCGGCAAAGAAGATGGAAGAAGCAGCTAAGGCTGCTGAGGCCGTTGCTATTGCCGAAATCAAGGCTTTGTCGGGCAATAATGAGGACATGTTAAGTTTTCTCTTGCCCGAGCCCAATATTTCAATCATCTCCAAAGCCATATCTCCCCTCAACTCAAAGGTTCCAAAAATGCAGAAGAAGAACACCAGAGAGGCTCTTTTCCAAATCGATGATGGGGTAAGTGTTTCTAGAGTGAGCATCCTGAAGAAATTAGATGATGCAGCAGATGAACTCAAACTCAGCAAGCAAGCCTTGGAAGAGGCTCTGCAGAGACTTGAGATTGCGAATCACAAGCAACTCGCTGCTGGGGAGGCTCTAAGGAAATGGGCTCCTGAGACCCGCACAAGAGGGGGAACCACCACAACACGGCTGACCCATTCCACTCCTTCAGATCATCCGCTAAGCTCCCCACTTGTGAATCTTCCCAAGCCAACTGTGGAAAATGAGAGCGAGCCAAAGCCTGTCTTAAGGTCTACTGTTTCGATGAGAGATGTGCTCAGCAGGAAGCAGGTAGTCCTTCCTGAGGATTACATGCCCAGAAGACAAAACGAGGGCAGAAAGGTTGCGCTAAGTCAAATGCTCAACGAACTCAGAGAGGATATAACATTGCCGAGCAGGTCTGAGGGGAATAATCAGCAGAAACAGTACATGACGCAGAGGAAGAAGTTTGGTTTCATTCACATATCGCTACCATTGTCGAAGCCTAGTCGAAAAAATGCACATAATTCAGATCTACGGTGA
- the LOC116195613 gene encoding 5-amino-6-(5-phospho-D-ribitylamino)uracil phosphatase, chloroplastic produces MDCHCSSHLRPSSLVLPRNPFSLLPQSQLSSNLSFSRLKKHRDKARHRLVIRSACEPGDSGCVNGFPVTPNKLFMQEAIGAEYGEGFETFRADGPLKIDVDFLNDRLQEGFLQRIRYAMKPDEAYGLIFSWDNVVADNRALKLNAWKQLAAEEGKEIPEDVKVQRDVLCAGADHVLRKVLLWDEAGEEMDRLKARLAQLYYDNLLQLTKPIEGLEEWLDAMRTARIPCAVVSSLDRKNMVEALERMRLKKYFQAIVTEEDGMESMAHRFLSAALKLDRKPSKCVVFEDDPRGVTAAHNCTMMAVALIGAHPAYDLEQADLTVASFHELSVINLRRLFANKGSTFMDLQKQITEKAPPKRKLTIDTIF; encoded by the exons ATGGATTGCCATTGTTCCAGCCACCTCCGGCCCTCTTCTCTGGTCCTCCCCCGCAATCCTTTCTCTCTGCTCCCACAATCCCAGCTATCCTCCAACCTCAGTTTCTCG aGATTGAAGAAGCATAGAGACAAGGCTCGCCATCGCCTTGTGATTAGAAGTGCGTGCGAGCCTGGCGATAGTGGCTGCGTTAATGGGTTCCCTGTGACCCCAAATAAGCTCTTTATGCAAGAG GCAATTGGAGCTGAATATGGGGAGGGCTTTGAGACATTCAGGGCAGATGGGCCCCTGAAGATTGATGTT GACTTTCTGAACGATAGATTGCAAGAAGGGTTTCTTCAACGCATCCGTTATGCAATGAAACCGGACGAGGCTTATGGGCTTATATTCTCCTGGGACAATGTCGTC GCAGATAATAGGGCTTTAaagttgaacgcttggaaacAGCTTGCAGCTGAAGAAG GAAAAGAGATCCCTGAAGATGTCAAAGTCCAAAGAGACGTGCTCTGTGCAGGTGCTGATCATGTTTTGCGTAAG GTATTGCTGTGGGATGAAGCAGGGGAAGAAATGGACAGGTTAAAGGCAAGGCTTGCCCAGTTGTATTACGATAACCTTCTACAA CTTACAAAACCCATAGAGGGACTGGAAGAATGGCTAGATGCTATGCGTACAGCTCGAATCCCTTGTGCTGTTGTATCTAGTCTTGATCGGAAAAACATGGTGGAAGCCCTAGAACGCATGAGGCTTAAAAAGTATTTTCAG GCAATAGTTACAGAGGAAGATGGCATGGAGTCTATGGCCCATAGATTTCTCTCTGCTGCCCTGAAG TTGGATCGAAAGCCATCGAAATGTGTCGTGTTTGAGGACGACCCAAGAGGAGTAACAGCTGCACACAATTGCACAATGATGGCTGTGGCACTAATTGGAGCTCATCCGGC GTACGATTTGGAGCAGGCTGATCTCACGGTTGCAAGTTTCCACGAGCTCTCGGTGATCAACCTCCGGAGGTTATTCGCCAACAAGGGCTCCACGTTTATGGACCTTCAGAAGCAGATCACTGAGAAAGCTCCCCCGAAACGAAAGCTTACTATCGATACGATTTTTTGA
- the LOC116196606 gene encoding high mobility group protein B3 isoform X4 codes for MHECQPGKKEVKRFRGLSANHDFIRAGGQSFAHQPRSAFCFFIRSIISNDGCSCFDFWGYCLSVRWLGRESLRETSSEESFLDLDRKGFEMWKNMSDEEKRPYLTEAEKVNAAYYATLLNEVKGMQKSKVEDGANSPMLWKFDKFLEEYQDHEDSDSSEASQSSDSYGWQWSSDDS; via the exons ATGCATGAGTGCCAACCCGGTAAGAAGGAAGTGAAGAGATTCAGAGGGCTCTCTGCAAATCATGACTTTATTCGAGCAGGGGGACAGAGCTTTGCTCATCAGCCCAGATCAGCCTTCTGTTTCTTCAT CCGTTCTATTATCAGCAATGATGGGTGTTCCTGTTTTGATTTCTGGGGTTATTGTCTCTCTGTCCGGTGGCTTGGCAGGGAAAGCCTCAGAGAGACCAGCAGCGAAGAGAGTTTCTTGGACTTAGACAGGAAGGGGTTTGAAATGTGGAAAAACATGTCCGACGAG GAAAAGCGGCCATATCTAACTGAGGCCGAAAAGGTGAATGCGGCTTACTATGCTACTTTGCTCAATGAAGTAAAGGGCATGCAAAAG TCAAAGGTCGAGGACGGAGCCAATTCCCCGATGCTCTGGAAGTTTGACAAG TTTCTTGAAGAATATCAAGACCATGAGGACTCTGATAGCTCTGAAGCATCACAGAGCTCTGACTCATATGGATG GCAATGGTCCAGCGATGATTCTTGA
- the LOC116196606 gene encoding uncharacterized protein LOC116196606 isoform X1, with translation MANPSRARKRVYPIRRAADGSAFEQCDQCGISVAIALADMHECQPGKKEVKRFRGLSANHDFIRAGGQSFAHQPRSAFCFFIRSIISNDGCSCFDFWGYCLSVRWLGRESLRETSSEESFLDLDRKGFEMWKNMSDEEKRPYLTEAEKVNAAYYATLLNEVKGMQKSKVEDGANSPMLWKFDKFLEEYQDHEDSDSSEASQSSDSYGWQWSSDDS, from the exons ATGGCGAACCCGTCCAGAGCCCGGAAAAGGGTTTATCCAATTCGCCGAGCTGCTGATGGGAGCGCCTTTGAGCAGTG TGATCAGTGTGGGATATCGGTGGCGATTGCGTTGGCGGACATGCATGAGTGCCAACCCGGTAAGAAGGAAGTGAAGAGATTCAGAGGGCTCTCTGCAAATCATGACTTTATTCGAGCAGGGGGACAGAGCTTTGCTCATCAGCCCAGATCAGCCTTCTGTTTCTTCAT CCGTTCTATTATCAGCAATGATGGGTGTTCCTGTTTTGATTTCTGGGGTTATTGTCTCTCTGTCCGGTGGCTTGGCAGGGAAAGCCTCAGAGAGACCAGCAGCGAAGAGAGTTTCTTGGACTTAGACAGGAAGGGGTTTGAAATGTGGAAAAACATGTCCGACGAG GAAAAGCGGCCATATCTAACTGAGGCCGAAAAGGTGAATGCGGCTTACTATGCTACTTTGCTCAATGAAGTAAAGGGCATGCAAAAG TCAAAGGTCGAGGACGGAGCCAATTCCCCGATGCTCTGGAAGTTTGACAAG TTTCTTGAAGAATATCAAGACCATGAGGACTCTGATAGCTCTGAAGCATCACAGAGCTCTGACTCATATGGATG GCAATGGTCCAGCGATGATTCTTGA
- the LOC116196605 gene encoding WEB family protein At2g40480 isoform X2, whose amino-acid sequence MADTPDSGSGTGSNPFCHSPKFNHGPKTPNLRAEIDTSPPFGSVKEAVTHFESSGAWIHLHKLGLGHHYNIGDIDIKKVEEQTLELEKDLIVKELETLDVLEELGTTKRIVEDLKWQLQKEALKCMAVTNPNERMATPDIGEVNKENRVYLLNGAQDKLAVGSSSPCPMSSPDLILMELNQAKLNLGKTINELGSIQTSVESLNVKIKKEKALLEKTRERMALKSSTVPELKVQQRNHSPYADSEDRILERSADDAKEVREMNFRSEQFEEEMPVVQQANTNVMRTAEMRLAAAKKMEEAAKAAEAVAIAEIKALSGNNEDMLSFLLPEPNISIISKAISPLNSKVPKMQKKNTREALFQIDDGVSVSRVSILKKLDDAADELKLSKQALEEALQRLEIANHKQLAAGEALRKWAPETRTRGGTTTTRLTHSTPSDHPLSSPLVNLPKPTVENESEPKPVLRSTVSMRDVLSRKQVVLPEDYMPRRQNEGRKVALSQMLNELREDITLPSRSEGNNQQKQYMTQRKKFGFIHISLPLSKPSRKNAHNSDLR is encoded by the exons ATGGCGGATACTCCTGACTCGGGGTCCGGGACTGGCTCCAATCCCTTCTGCCACAGCCCCAAATTCAACCACGGGCCGAAGACGCCAAACCTCCGGGCCGAGATCGACACCTCACCGCCCTTCGGTTCGGTGAAGGAGGCCGTCACCCATTTCGAGAGCAGCGGAGCTTGGATTCACCTCCACAAGCTCGGGCTCGGACACCACTAT AATATTGGAGATATCGACATAAAGAAGGTGGAGGAACAGACGCTTGAGTTAGAGAAAGATCTGATTGTGAAAGAATTGGAGACACTTGATGTCCTAGAAGAACTCGGGACGACTAAAAGGATAGTGGAAGACCTCAAATGGCAGCTCCAGAAGGAAGCCTTGAAATGCATGGCAGtcacaaacccaaatgagcgGATGGCAACTCCTGATATTGGTGAAGTGAATAAGGAAAATCGCGTGTATCTTCTGAATGGCGCTCAAGATAAATTAGCTGTGGGAAGCTCGAGCCCATGTCCCATGTCATCTCCTGATCTAATCCTGATGGAGCTGAATCAGGCGAAATTGAACCTTGGTAAGACAATTAATGAGCTCGGCTCCATTCAAACCTCCGTTGAATCTCTCAATGTGAAGATCAAAAAAGAGAAGGCCTTGCTAGAGAAAACTCGGGAGAGGATGGCATTGAAGTCCTCTACAGTACCGGAGTTGAAAGTGCAACAGAGGAATCACTCACCATATGCCGATAGTGAAGATAGAATCTTGGAGAGATCTGCTGACGATGCAAAGGAGGTCCGAGAAATGAACTTCAGGTCCGAGCAATTTGAGGAAGAAATGCCTGTAGTACAACAGGCAAATACGAATGTCATGAGGACTGCTGAGATGAGGTTAGCTGCGGCAAAGAAGATGGAAGAAGCAGCTAAGGCTGCTGAGGCCGTTGCTATTGCCGAAATCAAGGCTTTGTCGGGCAATAATGAGGACATGTTAAGTTTTCTCTTGCCCGAGCCCAATATTTCAATCATCTCCAAAGCCATATCTCCCCTCAACTCAAAGGTTCCAAAAATGCAGAAGAAGAACACCAGAGAGGCTCTTTTCCAAATCGATGATGGGGTAAGTGTTTCTAGAGTGAGCATCCTGAAGAAATTAGATGATGCAGCAGATGAACTCAAACTCAGCAAGCAAGCCTTGGAAGAGGCTCTGCAGAGACTTGAGATTGCGAATCACAAGCAACTCGCTGCTGGGGAGGCTCTAAGGAAATGGGCTCCTGAGACCCGCACAAGAGGGGGAACCACCACAACACGGCTGACCCATTCCACTCCTTCAGATCATCCGCTAAGCTCCCCACTTGTGAATCTTCCCAAGCCAACTGTGGAAAATGAGAGCGAGCCAAAGCCTGTCTTAAGGTCTACTGTTTCGATGAGAGATGTGCTCAGCAGGAAGCAGGTAGTCCTTCCTGAGGATTACATGCCCAGAAGACAAAACGAGGGCAGAAAGGTTGCGCTAAGTCAAATGCTCAACGAACTCAGAGAGGATATAACATTGCCGAGCAGGTCTGAGGGGAATAATCAGCAGAAACAGTACATGACGCAGAGGAAGAAGTTTGGTTTCATTCACATATCGCTACCATTGTCGAAGCCTAGTCGAAAAAATGCACATAATTCAGATCTACGGTGA
- the LOC116194348 gene encoding LOB domain-containing protein 15: protein MSRERERLDEIGKKIKREADVAPSRLMGRRHMLSPQSQAGTLNTITPCAACKLLRRRCAQECPFSPYFSPHEPQKFASVHKVFGASNVSKMLMEVPESQRADAANSLVYEANVRLRDPVYGCMGAISALQQQVQSLQAELNAVRAEILKYKYREANVLPSSSHMTLLSSGPGVNIVSVAAPPPILQPQPPSPQPSSLPPPAAISCSSVFTQPTTSSCTTDFNSISSENVSYFG, encoded by the exons ATGTCCAGGGAAAG GGAGAGATTAGATGAAATCGGGAAGAAGATTAAGAGAGAAGCTGATGTTGCCCCTTCTCGTCTGATGGGACGGCGGCACATGTTGAGTCCTCAGAGTCAGGCCGGAACCCTAAACACGATTACTCCATGCGCGGCTTGTAAGCTCTTGAGGAGAAGGTGTGCTCAAGAGTGCCCCTTCTCTCCATACTTCTCTCCTCATGAGCCTCAGAAGTTTGCATCTGTTCACAAGGTTTTTGGTGCCAGCAATGTCTCCAAGATGCTAATG GAGGTGCCTGAAAGCCAGAGGGCAGATGCAGCTAACAGTCTCGTTTACGAAGCAAATGTGAGGCTCAGGGATCCAGTTTATGGTTGTATGGGTGCAATCTCGGCTTTGCAACAGCAAGTTCAATCTCTACAAGCCGAGCTCAATGCGGTGAGGGCTGAAATCCTGAAATACAAGTACAGAGAAGCAAACGtcctcccttcttcttctcatatGACCTTGCTTTCTTCGGGCCCCGGTGTCAACATTGTCTCAGTGGCTGCACCGCCTCCCATTCTGCAACCTCAGCCTCCGTCCCCACAACCATCGTCTCTTCCCCCTCCCGCTGCTATCTCGTGCTCTTCTGTCTTCACTCAACCAACAACGTCGAGTTGCACTACTGACTTCAACTCCATCTCAAGCGAAAACGTCTCCTATTTCGGTTAA
- the LOC116193537 gene encoding peroxidase P7 gives MASSKSMAVISLTLVVLLLMSIHSDAQLSTGFYSKSCPKLHKTVMSTVRSAIAKEARMGASLLRLFFHDCFVNGCDGSILLDDTSSFTGEKNAAPNRNSARGFEVVDQIKSAVEKVCPGVVSCADILAITARDSVQTLGGPTWEVKLGRRDARTASQAAANNSIPPPTSNLNNLISFFSNVGLSTRDMVALSGAHTIGQARCTSFRARLYNETNLDSSLAQTRKKNCPRTTGNGDNNLAPLDAQTPTSFDNYYFKNLVRNRGLLHSDQQLFNGGSTDSLVRTYSGNPSTFTSDFVASMIRMGDIKPLTGSKGEIRKNCRRIN, from the exons ATGGCTTCTTCTAAGTCAATGGCCGTTATTAGTTTGACTTTGGTGGTGCTCTTGCTCATGAGCATTCACTCAGATGCTCAGCTCTCGACCGGGTTTTACTCCAAGTCATGCCCCAAGCTCCACAAGACCGTGATGTCGACGGTCCGTTCCGCCATTGCCAAGGAGGCCCGTATGGGCGCGTCTCTCCTCCGACTCTTCTTTCACGACTGCTTTGTAAAC GGATGTGACGGGTCGATCCTGTTGGATGACACCTCGTCCTTCACAGGAGAGAAGAATGCGGCCCCGAACAGGAACTCAGCTCGGGGATTCGAAGTCGTCGACCAAATCAAGTCCGCTGTTGAGAAGGTGTGCCCCGGCGTGGTCTCTTGTGCAGATATACTTGCCATCACTGCTCGTGACTCTGTTCAGACA CTCGGAGGGCCGACTTGGGAAGTGAAGCTAGGAAGGAGAGATGCGAGGACAGCAAGCCAAGCTGCGGCAAACAACAGCATCCCGCCCCCGACCTCGAACCTCAACAATCTCATCTCTTTCTTCAGCAATGTTGGTCTCTCCACTCGGGACATGGTTGCGCTCTCCG GAGCACATACAATTGGACAGGCAAGGTGCACGAGCTTCAGGGCGAGACTCTACAATGAGACCAACCTCGACTCCTCCTTGGCCCAGACCCGGAAGAAGAACTGCCCGAGGACCACCGGCAACGGGGACAACAACCTCGCTCCGCTAGATGCCCAAACCCCAACGTCTTTTGACAACTACTACTTCAAGAACCTCGTCCGGAACCGCGGCCTCCTCCATTCCGACCAGCAGCTCTTCAACGGGGGTTCCACAGACTCCCTTGTCCGAACCTACAGCGGCAACCCCTCCACCTTCACCTCCGACTTCGTGGCTTCAATGATCAGGATGGGAGATATCAAGCCCCTCACCGGGTCCAAAGGAGAGATCAGGAAGAACTGCAGGAGGATCAACTGA
- the LOC116196606 gene encoding uncharacterized protein LOC116196606 isoform X2, with protein sequence MANPSRARKRVYPIRRAADGSAFEQCDQCGISVAIALADMHECQPGKKEVKRFRGLSANHDFIRAGGQSFAHQPRSAFCFFIRSIISNDGCSCFDFWGYCLSVRWLGRESLRETSSEESFLDLDRKGFEMWKNMSDEEKRPYLTEAEKSKVEDGANSPMLWKFDKFLEEYQDHEDSDSSEASQSSDSYGWQWSSDDS encoded by the exons ATGGCGAACCCGTCCAGAGCCCGGAAAAGGGTTTATCCAATTCGCCGAGCTGCTGATGGGAGCGCCTTTGAGCAGTG TGATCAGTGTGGGATATCGGTGGCGATTGCGTTGGCGGACATGCATGAGTGCCAACCCGGTAAGAAGGAAGTGAAGAGATTCAGAGGGCTCTCTGCAAATCATGACTTTATTCGAGCAGGGGGACAGAGCTTTGCTCATCAGCCCAGATCAGCCTTCTGTTTCTTCAT CCGTTCTATTATCAGCAATGATGGGTGTTCCTGTTTTGATTTCTGGGGTTATTGTCTCTCTGTCCGGTGGCTTGGCAGGGAAAGCCTCAGAGAGACCAGCAGCGAAGAGAGTTTCTTGGACTTAGACAGGAAGGGGTTTGAAATGTGGAAAAACATGTCCGACGAG GAAAAGCGGCCATATCTAACTGAGGCCGAAAAG TCAAAGGTCGAGGACGGAGCCAATTCCCCGATGCTCTGGAAGTTTGACAAG TTTCTTGAAGAATATCAAGACCATGAGGACTCTGATAGCTCTGAAGCATCACAGAGCTCTGACTCATATGGATG GCAATGGTCCAGCGATGATTCTTGA
- the LOC116196606 gene encoding DNA-binding protein MNB1B isoform X5 produces MANPSRARKRVYPIRRAADGSAFEQCDQCGISVAIALADMHECQPGKKEVKRFRGLSANHDFIRAGGQSFAHQPRSAFCFFMESLRETSSEESFLDLDRKGFEMWKNMSDEEKRPYLTEAEKSKVEDGANSPMLWKFDKFLEEYQDHEDSDSSEASQSSDSYGWQWSSDDS; encoded by the exons ATGGCGAACCCGTCCAGAGCCCGGAAAAGGGTTTATCCAATTCGCCGAGCTGCTGATGGGAGCGCCTTTGAGCAGTG TGATCAGTGTGGGATATCGGTGGCGATTGCGTTGGCGGACATGCATGAGTGCCAACCCGGTAAGAAGGAAGTGAAGAGATTCAGAGGGCTCTCTGCAAATCATGACTTTATTCGAGCAGGGGGACAGAGCTTTGCTCATCAGCCCAGATCAGCCTTCTGTTTCTTCAT GGAAAGCCTCAGAGAGACCAGCAGCGAAGAGAGTTTCTTGGACTTAGACAGGAAGGGGTTTGAAATGTGGAAAAACATGTCCGACGAG GAAAAGCGGCCATATCTAACTGAGGCCGAAAAG TCAAAGGTCGAGGACGGAGCCAATTCCCCGATGCTCTGGAAGTTTGACAAG TTTCTTGAAGAATATCAAGACCATGAGGACTCTGATAGCTCTGAAGCATCACAGAGCTCTGACTCATATGGATG GCAATGGTCCAGCGATGATTCTTGA